From a single Planococcus shenhongbingii genomic region:
- a CDS encoding amino acid permease, with translation MEEQQLERGLKNRHVQLIAIGGAIGTGLFLGAGKSIHLAGPSILFAYMITGIICFLIMRSLGELLLSNLKYNTFVDFVQDYLGNMAAFMTGWTYWFCWISIAMADITAVGLYAQYWFPAIPQWVPGLIALIVLLAMNLATVKLFGEMEFWFALIKVVAILGLIVIGSVMILKGFSTSEGPSSFTNLWSHGGMFPNGISGFILSFQMVVFAFVGIELVGLMAGETKDPEKVIPKAINNIPIRIIIFYIGALIIIMSIYPWTAVKPTESPFVQVFAGVGIIAAAGIVNFIVLTSAASACNSAMFSTSRMMYSLAKDKSAPERLAKLNKRKVPAGALYFSSIVILIAVILNYVMPEGVFTLITSISTVCFIFIWGITVICHMKYRKTRPALAKASKFKMPLYPIANYAILLFLAFVLVVLALAEDTRVALFVTPVWFILLMIAYKFQVSKLKHVTQPKVSES, from the coding sequence ATGGAGGAACAACAATTGGAAAGAGGTCTAAAAAATAGACACGTACAACTTATTGCAATTGGGGGGGCAATCGGAACCGGATTATTTCTAGGAGCAGGAAAGTCTATTCATCTAGCAGGACCTTCCATTTTATTTGCTTATATGATTACAGGTATTATTTGCTTTTTGATTATGCGCTCACTTGGAGAACTACTCTTATCCAATTTGAAATATAATACGTTTGTGGACTTTGTACAAGATTATTTAGGCAATATGGCAGCTTTCATGACTGGCTGGACCTACTGGTTTTGCTGGATTTCAATCGCAATGGCCGATATAACAGCTGTTGGTCTCTATGCCCAGTATTGGTTCCCTGCAATTCCACAGTGGGTGCCGGGGTTAATTGCGCTAATCGTTTTGTTAGCTATGAACCTTGCAACTGTAAAGCTTTTTGGTGAAATGGAGTTCTGGTTCGCATTGATTAAAGTCGTTGCGATTCTAGGATTAATCGTAATTGGATCGGTAATGATTCTTAAAGGATTTTCAACGAGTGAAGGTCCATCTAGTTTCACAAATCTATGGAGCCACGGTGGGATGTTCCCGAATGGCATCAGTGGATTCATTCTCTCCTTCCAGATGGTTGTATTTGCGTTTGTTGGGATTGAACTTGTTGGCCTGATGGCGGGCGAAACAAAGGATCCGGAAAAGGTTATTCCAAAAGCCATCAATAATATCCCTATTCGGATTATTATCTTCTATATTGGTGCCCTGATTATCATTATGAGTATTTATCCGTGGACTGCAGTCAAGCCTACGGAAAGCCCATTCGTTCAAGTTTTCGCAGGGGTTGGCATCATTGCAGCTGCGGGTATCGTCAATTTTATCGTCCTAACATCCGCTGCTTCGGCATGTAATAGTGCGATGTTTAGTACAAGCAGAATGATGTACTCCCTTGCTAAAGACAAATCTGCACCTGAACGTTTAGCAAAACTGAATAAACGTAAAGTACCTGCCGGTGCATTGTACTTCTCAAGTATCGTTATTCTAATTGCTGTTATTTTGAACTATGTAATGCCAGAAGGCGTATTTACGCTAATTACAAGTATTTCAACAGTATGTTTCATCTTCATTTGGGGAATTACGGTTATCTGCCATATGAAATATCGTAAAACAAGACCAGCGCTAGCGAAAGCAAGCAAATTTAAAATGCCGCTTTACCCGATTGCCAACTATGCAATCCTACTTTTCCTAGCGTTCGTTCTTGTTGTTCTTGCACTTGCGGAAGATACGCGTGTTGCCTTGTTCGTAACGCCTGTTTGGTTTATTTTGCTAATGATAGCGTATAAGTTCCAAGTGTCGAAATTAAAACACGTTACTCAGCCAAAAGTATCGGAAAGTTAA
- the yiaA gene encoding inner membrane protein YiaA gives MLGEREEEVFTKKPAEKRRLGEPTGAFKGAAWGALVIGVSSYLIGLYNATMELNEKGYYIVLLILGLYSAVSLQKAVRDRDEGIRVTNLYYGISWFALISAIALMAIGLFNAGSIVLSEKGFYGISFVLSLFAVVTVQKNVRDTEEAKNIGES, from the coding sequence ATGTTGGGAGAAAGAGAAGAAGAGGTGTTCACTAAGAAACCGGCGGAAAAACGCAGGCTTGGTGAACCGACTGGCGCGTTCAAAGGCGCGGCTTGGGGTGCATTGGTGATTGGGGTGTCTTCGTATTTAATCGGGTTGTACAACGCGACGATGGAGTTGAACGAAAAAGGGTATTATATTGTATTGCTGATTCTCGGACTTTACTCCGCCGTATCACTTCAAAAAGCCGTCAGAGACCGCGATGAAGGAATACGGGTCACGAATCTGTATTACGGCATCAGTTGGTTTGCGCTAATTTCGGCGATTGCTTTAATGGCGATCGGCCTATTCAACGCCGGCAGTATTGTGCTCAGCGAGAAAGGCTTTTACGGCATCTCATTCGTGCTGAGCTTGTTCGCGGTCGTCACGGTCCAAAAGAACGTCCGCGATACGGAAGAAGCGAAAAATATCGGAGAATCGTGA
- the yfkAB gene encoding radical SAM/CxCxxxxC motif protein YfkAB: MENNATTLSKITPQYDPWEAYMDIQEHGKLTLSSIEFTTTYLCNMRCEHCAVGYMLAHKDPDALPIELLFARLDEIPHLRTISLTGGEPMFSKKSVANYVLPLLKYAHARGVRTQMNSNLTMPLDRYMEIAPYLDVLHISHNWGTIDDFVDGGFANMERKPSRERRAEQFQRMIDNSRALAEAGVMVSAETMLNKRTLPHLKSIHKQIIEEMKCARHEVHPMYPSDFASQLEVLSLDETRKAIHELLDARDDNVWMLFGTLPFYPCSQNEEDTKLLNRIHASKNVTVRNDPDGRSRLNVNIFTGEVIVTDFGDTPAMGNIQTDSLPAMLDRWLERPLAKTIGCHCPAAKCLGPNLLVKDAYYPETDFTVQKSRITV; encoded by the coding sequence ATGGAAAACAATGCAACAACACTTAGCAAAATTACACCGCAATATGATCCGTGGGAAGCGTATATGGATATCCAGGAACACGGTAAACTGACCTTATCCAGCATCGAATTCACCACGACCTATTTATGCAATATGCGCTGTGAACATTGCGCTGTCGGCTATATGCTGGCGCATAAGGATCCGGATGCTTTGCCGATCGAGCTGCTCTTTGCGCGATTAGATGAAATCCCGCATTTACGGACGATCAGTTTGACGGGCGGAGAGCCGATGTTTTCGAAAAAATCGGTCGCCAATTATGTATTGCCGCTATTAAAATACGCCCATGCACGCGGCGTCCGCACCCAGATGAACTCGAATTTGACGATGCCGCTTGACCGCTATATGGAAATTGCGCCTTACTTGGATGTCCTGCACATTTCCCATAACTGGGGCACGATCGATGATTTTGTCGATGGCGGATTTGCCAATATGGAACGAAAACCTTCCAGAGAGCGGCGGGCTGAACAGTTCCAGCGCATGATTGACAACAGCCGTGCGCTGGCGGAAGCAGGCGTGATGGTGTCGGCAGAAACGATGCTGAACAAACGGACATTGCCTCATTTGAAGAGCATCCACAAGCAGATCATTGAAGAAATGAAATGCGCGCGCCACGAAGTGCATCCGATGTACCCAAGCGATTTCGCCAGCCAATTGGAAGTTTTATCGCTGGATGAAACGAGAAAAGCTATTCATGAATTATTGGATGCTCGCGATGACAATGTCTGGATGCTATTCGGTACATTGCCGTTTTATCCGTGTAGCCAAAACGAAGAAGATACCAAATTGCTGAACCGCATCCATGCCAGCAAAAACGTCACCGTCCGCAATGACCCGGATGGCCGCTCCCGGTTAAACGTCAATATTTTCACTGGCGAAGTCATCGTCACTGATTTTGGTGATACCCCGGCGATGGGCAATATCCAGACCGATTCGTTGCCGGCCATGCTTGACCGCTGGCTGGAACGGCCATTAGCCAAGACAATCGGCTGCCATTGCCCCGCAGCAAAATGCCTGGGGCCGAATTTGTTAGTGAAAGATGCCTATTACCCGGAAACCGATTTCACTGTCCAAAAATCGAGAATTACCGTTTAA
- a CDS encoding DUF1572 domain-containing protein: protein MENILPIAAAVVLILIVGLFLYFNRRKETPAEPEISSSPEIEPEIKNSEPEVEEDPYVPFMPHISEVEDEEIVERQYRKMEIPAILKFDIRETLNAGSLVIEDAKKYKVKFSPEVVKGLKDKNMTLIERVNGKGYLPAVKKDGTKGIYEQAVLLKKVDPKLVAHASFSLLTAVVGQQQLIEIQSSLKKIEEKLAVLLQNRDNDFAGKIESRFSYFREVITRFRNNGILLGGVEDQKVEDFYTATLEDLKVLNKDLKGIGENIDKLKEHEMIRNWGEAAIIKDYKRLINTFNNKQELVLLNIKFIEECYEPYLTSVRNYQEANSKSQALDEVVVENNNIISVIESKVKKIEENYKVKLNFGVKALKYRNLEGLKEVTPMRISQQKLAAKEIPSELLFEITDDEKVYAYVREQGRSLLDIQS from the coding sequence GTGGAAAATATCCTTCCAATAGCAGCAGCAGTAGTATTAATTTTGATAGTTGGCCTTTTCCTTTATTTTAATAGAAGAAAAGAAACACCTGCAGAGCCTGAAATATCATCAAGTCCAGAAATCGAACCGGAAATAAAAAATAGTGAGCCGGAAGTAGAAGAAGATCCTTATGTTCCTTTTATGCCTCACATTTCAGAAGTTGAAGATGAAGAAATAGTGGAAAGGCAATATAGAAAGATGGAAATCCCAGCAATTTTGAAATTCGATATTCGGGAAACGCTTAATGCCGGGTCACTGGTAATTGAAGATGCTAAAAAATATAAGGTGAAATTCAGCCCTGAAGTGGTGAAAGGGTTAAAGGACAAAAACATGACGCTTATAGAACGAGTGAACGGGAAAGGGTATCTTCCAGCAGTAAAAAAAGACGGCACGAAAGGTATTTATGAACAAGCTGTTTTATTGAAAAAGGTTGATCCGAAACTGGTTGCCCATGCGAGCTTCAGTCTGTTAACCGCTGTTGTCGGGCAGCAGCAATTGATTGAAATCCAAAGTTCGTTAAAAAAGATTGAAGAAAAATTAGCTGTTTTATTGCAAAACAGGGACAATGATTTTGCCGGGAAAATCGAATCCAGGTTCAGCTATTTCAGAGAAGTAATCACACGCTTCAGAAATAATGGCATCCTGCTTGGTGGCGTGGAAGATCAAAAAGTAGAAGATTTCTATACGGCTACTCTTGAAGATTTAAAGGTCTTAAATAAAGATCTTAAAGGCATAGGAGAAAATATTGATAAGTTGAAGGAACATGAAATGATTCGGAATTGGGGAGAAGCGGCAATAATAAAGGATTATAAGAGGCTGATTAATACATTCAACAACAAACAAGAATTGGTGTTGTTGAACATAAAGTTCATCGAAGAATGTTACGAGCCTTATTTAACTTCAGTAAGAAATTATCAAGAAGCGAATTCAAAATCCCAAGCGTTAGATGAAGTGGTGGTTGAAAACAATAACATTATTAGTGTGATTGAAAGCAAAGTGAAAAAGATTGAAGAAAACTATAAAGTGAAATTGAACTTTGGTGTAAAAGCGTTGAAATACAGAAACCTTGAAGGTTTAAAAGAAGTCACACCGATGAGGATAAGCCAGCAAAAGCTTGCTGCAAAAGAGATTCCTTCCGAGCTGCTGTTTGAAATTACAGATGACGAGAAAGTATATGCGTATGTGCGTGAACAAGGAAGATCATTACTTGATATTCAGAGTTGA
- a CDS encoding arylsulfatase, with the protein MGNKRIFSNYINKLSVFGTVALLASASVLSGCSSGEKVESTKRESAIEPDTNVIYIVLDDTGFSDLGSYGSEIKTPVMDELAENGLRYNNAHVTPLCSPTRASLLTGRNSHEVGVGTVTNFDMGPEFPNKRGAIKPEAGTIAEVLRENDYNTYAAGKWHLAPTDQTTPAGPYDNWPLQKGFDQYYGFIEDSSDQYRPDLTIDNTQIPSPNDEEYHFSEAIVENSNRYITNHTSIHPDENFFLYLTFGAQHSPHQVPEKYIDMYEGVYDKGWDEVREERFEKQKELGIIPKDTKLSPSNEDIKHWDELTEVEKKNYIRFQQTYAGFLTHTDEQIGKLVDNLRRLDQLEDTMIVLISDNGASGGGGANGSSSRTLAFNGEGETIEEVDKHYENFGNDQTGMDYPRGWAQVSNTPFRSYKNTAFEGGTHSPLIIHHPKLIKDPGSIRSQYVNVNDITPTVFDIIGITPPEEINGVKQMEYSGESFKETFTNPKAKGRETQYFEVSGQRAIYHDGWKAVANHTKGEAFEEDQWSLYNVEEDFSETVDIAKENTDKLEELQKLWLDEAEKYGALPLTDIFIEGFLSIPDDTLRAKNHFTYYRGMSRLTDSAAAPIINRSYEINIPIERNNSEEDGVLLAHGGIEAGYAIYIKNNKLLYEYILGGREYKITSNIDVPVGESVVTYKFDKTGSHEGKGTLYIDDKKVGETNLEETQSYKMSFEGLDVGKDSAYPVSQEYADQGEFEFKGKLLKVEYKLGNDEEFITPKS; encoded by the coding sequence ATGGGAAATAAGAGGATTTTTTCTAACTATATTAATAAGTTAAGTGTGTTTGGTACAGTAGCTCTACTAGCTTCGGCATCTGTATTAAGCGGTTGTTCATCGGGGGAAAAGGTTGAAAGCACAAAAAGAGAATCTGCAATAGAGCCTGATACAAACGTCATTTACATTGTGCTGGATGATACAGGTTTTTCAGATCTGGGAAGTTATGGGTCCGAAATAAAAACTCCGGTTATGGATGAGCTAGCCGAAAATGGACTAAGGTATAATAATGCCCATGTAACACCACTTTGTTCACCGACAAGAGCATCATTACTGACAGGAAGGAATTCACATGAAGTTGGTGTTGGGACAGTTACCAATTTCGACATGGGACCGGAATTTCCGAATAAGCGGGGAGCGATTAAACCTGAAGCCGGAACGATTGCTGAAGTGTTAAGGGAAAATGATTACAATACTTATGCAGCCGGAAAATGGCATTTGGCTCCAACCGATCAAACAACCCCTGCGGGTCCTTATGATAATTGGCCACTCCAAAAAGGATTTGACCAATATTATGGCTTTATAGAGGATTCATCAGACCAATATAGACCAGATTTAACGATTGATAACACCCAGATACCTTCTCCTAATGACGAGGAGTATCATTTTTCAGAAGCAATCGTTGAGAATTCGAATAGATACATCACCAATCATACAAGTATTCATCCAGACGAAAACTTTTTCTTGTATCTGACTTTCGGTGCGCAGCATTCTCCGCATCAAGTACCGGAAAAGTATATAGATATGTATGAAGGTGTATATGACAAGGGTTGGGATGAAGTTAGGGAAGAACGTTTCGAGAAACAAAAAGAGTTGGGTATTATTCCGAAAGATACAAAATTATCGCCTAGCAATGAAGACATAAAACATTGGGATGAATTAACCGAAGTAGAGAAAAAGAACTACATCAGATTTCAACAAACGTATGCTGGTTTCTTAACACATACTGATGAACAAATCGGGAAATTAGTAGACAATCTACGTCGCCTCGATCAGCTGGAAGATACTATGATTGTATTAATATCGGACAATGGAGCCAGTGGAGGGGGAGGAGCTAACGGTTCGTCGAGTAGAACTTTAGCCTTTAACGGCGAGGGTGAAACAATTGAAGAAGTAGACAAACATTACGAAAATTTTGGCAATGACCAAACAGGAATGGACTATCCTAGAGGATGGGCGCAAGTGAGTAACACACCTTTTAGAAGCTATAAAAACACTGCTTTCGAGGGAGGAACCCATTCGCCATTAATTATCCATCATCCGAAGTTAATAAAAGATCCAGGTTCCATCAGATCACAATACGTTAACGTAAATGATATTACACCAACTGTATTTGACATAATAGGAATCACACCTCCAGAAGAAATAAATGGAGTGAAACAAATGGAATATTCCGGAGAAAGTTTTAAAGAGACATTTACAAACCCTAAAGCTAAAGGGAGAGAAACACAGTATTTTGAAGTGTCAGGACAAAGGGCTATCTATCATGATGGATGGAAAGCGGTAGCAAATCATACAAAAGGGGAAGCCTTCGAAGAGGATCAATGGTCTTTGTATAATGTTGAGGAGGATTTTTCTGAAACGGTGGATATTGCAAAAGAAAATACCGATAAATTGGAAGAATTACAAAAACTGTGGTTGGATGAAGCGGAAAAGTATGGAGCACTACCGCTTACTGATATCTTTATAGAAGGATTTTTATCTATTCCAGATGATACGTTGAGAGCAAAAAATCATTTTACGTATTATAGAGGAATGAGCAGGTTAACAGACTCGGCAGCCGCACCAATCATTAACCGTTCCTATGAAATAAATATTCCAATTGAACGTAATAACAGCGAAGAAGATGGTGTTCTTTTAGCACATGGCGGCATTGAAGCCGGTTATGCAATTTATATTAAAAATAATAAATTGTTGTATGAATATATATTAGGCGGTAGAGAATATAAAATTACTTCTAATATTGATGTACCAGTCGGTGAGTCCGTAGTGACTTACAAATTCGATAAGACAGGCTCACACGAGGGGAAAGGTACATTGTACATTGATGATAAAAAAGTCGGGGAAACCAATTTAGAAGAAACACAGTCCTACAAAATGTCATTTGAAGGCCTGGATGTCGGAAAAGATTCTGCCTATCCAGTTAGTCAAGAATATGCGGATCAAGGTGAATTCGAATTTAAAGGGAAACTCCTAAAAGTTGAATATAAACTTGGGAATGATGAAGAATTTATAACACCTAAAAGTTAA